In a single window of the Methylococcus sp. Mc7 genome:
- a CDS encoding dihydroorotase — protein MSGQRILVEGGRIVDPASGFDGAGVVCVADGVIVGVGARPDGFEADRRIDAGGRIVCPGFIDLCARLREPGQEPKGTIASEGAAAAAGGITTLCCPPDTVPVIDTPAVVKLVTERAEEAGKVRVLPIGALTRGLNGKDLSEMHALKRAGCLALGNADRPLANLLVLRRALEYAASFELVVVFRPEDPWLCGQGCVHEGAVSSRLGLPGIPETAETVAVAQALPLIEQTGGRAHFGQLSSGRAVEMVAEARARGVRVSADVAVHHLHLTESSVDGFDALCHSRPPFRTMSDRDALLAAVADGRISAVCSDHQPHEPDAKLDVFPETEPGLSSLQTLLPLMCALVAEGRLSLPDAIARLTVGPAAILGLESGRLAPGAPADICVFDPAAEWVPAEGGWLSAGRNTPFWERTLTGRVMATVAGGRLVYAL, from the coding sequence ATGAGCGGCCAACGCATCCTCGTCGAGGGCGGGCGCATCGTCGATCCGGCCAGCGGTTTCGACGGGGCGGGTGTCGTGTGCGTCGCGGACGGCGTCATCGTCGGCGTCGGTGCCCGTCCGGACGGGTTCGAGGCGGATCGCCGCATTGATGCCGGCGGCCGGATCGTATGTCCCGGTTTCATCGATCTGTGCGCCCGTCTCCGCGAGCCTGGACAGGAACCCAAGGGCACCATCGCGTCCGAAGGCGCGGCGGCGGCGGCCGGCGGCATCACCACCCTGTGCTGTCCCCCGGATACGGTCCCTGTCATCGATACGCCCGCCGTGGTCAAGCTGGTCACGGAGCGGGCCGAGGAGGCGGGCAAGGTACGGGTGCTGCCGATCGGTGCCTTGACCCGCGGCCTGAACGGAAAGGACCTCAGCGAAATGCACGCGCTGAAGCGCGCCGGCTGCCTGGCTCTGGGCAATGCCGACCGTCCCCTCGCCAATCTGCTGGTGCTGCGGCGGGCGCTGGAATACGCGGCGAGTTTCGAGCTCGTCGTGGTGTTCCGCCCCGAGGACCCGTGGCTGTGCGGCCAGGGGTGTGTGCACGAGGGGGCCGTGAGCAGCCGTCTCGGTCTGCCGGGCATCCCTGAGACGGCGGAGACGGTCGCGGTCGCCCAGGCGCTCCCGCTGATCGAGCAGACGGGGGGGCGCGCGCATTTCGGCCAGCTCAGCAGCGGCCGCGCGGTGGAAATGGTCGCCGAGGCCAGGGCGCGGGGTGTGCGCGTCAGCGCGGACGTGGCGGTGCATCATCTGCATCTCACCGAGTCGAGCGTCGATGGTTTCGACGCGCTTTGCCACAGCCGCCCGCCATTTCGCACGATGTCCGACCGCGACGCGCTGCTCGCTGCCGTGGCGGACGGCCGGATTTCAGCGGTATGCTCGGATCACCAGCCCCACGAGCCGGATGCCAAGCTCGACGTCTTCCCCGAAACCGAGCCCGGCTTGTCTTCATTGCAGACCCTGCTGCCGCTGATGTGTGCACTGGTGGCGGAGGGGAGGCTGTCGCTGCCCGATGCCATCGCCCGCCTGACGGTGGGGCCCGCGGCGATCCTTGGGCTGGAGTCCGGCCGGCTGGCGCCGGGCGCGCCGGCGGATATCTGCGTGTTCGATCCGGCGGCGGAGTGGGTGCCGGCCGAGGGCGGCTGGCTCAGCGCGGGCCGCAACACGCCGTTCTGGGAGCGGACGCTGACGGGACGGGTGATGGCAACCGTAGCCGGGGGGCGGCTGGTTTACGCGCTGTGA
- a CDS encoding energy transducer TonB, which produces MSLESHDQSRLLLALLIAFAVHAAVILGLNAKPAATAKDTPRAFDVTLLRLPAPEAPKRAEHLAAENQRGDDKPERVEPLPRSGVEKMAEPARGKASRPVAERPPKPVLKSPRAERSVKAEPEPEAAPPAHISAESLSRQIAEFGAAYVRQQQEAPHPRMVYINSVNAHKYKAAAYERAWQDKIERIGNLNYPEEARRKNLTGSLLLSVVLRPDGSVYKVQVRRSSGERALDDAAVRIVHLAAPFAPFPVELREEADMLVITRTWKFLNGTRLETAP; this is translated from the coding sequence ATGTCGCTTGAGTCGCACGACCAAAGCCGCCTGCTGCTCGCGCTGCTGATCGCGTTCGCGGTGCATGCGGCGGTGATTCTCGGCCTGAATGCCAAGCCTGCCGCGACAGCGAAAGATACGCCCAGGGCTTTCGACGTGACGCTGCTGCGGCTTCCCGCACCCGAGGCGCCGAAACGGGCGGAACATCTGGCCGCGGAAAACCAGCGTGGCGACGACAAGCCTGAGCGTGTCGAGCCGTTGCCGCGCAGCGGCGTGGAAAAAATGGCGGAACCGGCGCGGGGCAAAGCGTCGCGCCCGGTGGCGGAGCGTCCGCCGAAGCCGGTGCTGAAAAGCCCCCGGGCCGAACGGTCCGTCAAGGCCGAGCCCGAACCCGAAGCCGCTCCGCCCGCTCATATTTCCGCCGAATCCTTGAGCCGGCAGATCGCCGAATTCGGTGCGGCTTACGTGCGGCAGCAGCAGGAGGCGCCGCACCCCCGGATGGTGTACATCAACTCCGTCAATGCCCACAAATACAAGGCGGCGGCCTACGAGCGGGCCTGGCAGGACAAGATCGAGCGCATCGGCAACCTGAATTACCCGGAGGAGGCGCGCCGCAAGAACCTGACGGGCAGCCTGCTGCTGAGCGTAGTCCTGCGGCCCGACGGCAGCGTATACAAGGTGCAGGTGCGGCGCTCCTCCGGGGAGCGGGCGCTGGACGATGCGGCGGTGAGGATCGTCCATCTGGCGGCGCCGTTTGCACCGTTTCCGGTGGAACTGCGAGAGGAAGCCGACATGCTGGTGATCACCCGCACCTGGAAGTTCTTGAACGGCACGCGTCTGGAGACCGCGCCGTAG
- the gshB gene encoding glutathione synthase, translating to MTLRLGIVMDPIGKIKIGKDSSFAMLLEAQARGWELFYMELNDLYLRDGRAHARVRHLQVERDYVRWFEFLDERDIALDTLDVILMRKDPPFDQEYIYATYLLECAENRGVYVVNRPRSLRDANEKLFTAWFPQCCAPTLVAREAGRIREFLREHGEIVLKPLDGMGGASIFRVAEGDHNLSVILETMTQHNRRFVMAQRYLPEIRDGDKRILVVDGEAVPYALARIPAHGESRGNLAAGGRAEGRELTERDRWIVSQVGPTLRERGLVFTGLDVIGDYLTEVNVTSPTCIQELDTLFGLNISAMLMDRIESVVSGADRARDVA from the coding sequence ATGACTTTGAGGCTCGGGATAGTGATGGATCCGATCGGCAAGATCAAGATCGGCAAGGACAGCAGCTTCGCGATGCTGTTGGAGGCTCAGGCGCGGGGCTGGGAGCTGTTCTACATGGAGCTGAACGATCTTTATCTGCGCGACGGGCGTGCCCATGCCCGGGTCAGGCATCTTCAGGTCGAGCGCGATTACGTCCGCTGGTTCGAGTTTCTGGACGAGCGGGACATCGCCTTGGACACGCTCGACGTCATCCTCATGCGGAAGGATCCGCCCTTCGACCAGGAATACATCTATGCGACCTATCTGCTCGAATGCGCCGAGAACCGGGGCGTATACGTCGTCAACCGGCCGCGTTCGCTAAGGGATGCCAACGAGAAGCTGTTCACCGCCTGGTTCCCCCAATGCTGCGCACCGACGCTGGTCGCCCGCGAGGCCGGCCGCATCCGTGAATTCCTCCGCGAACATGGCGAGATCGTGCTGAAGCCGCTCGACGGCATGGGTGGCGCCTCGATTTTCCGGGTCGCCGAAGGCGATCACAACCTGAGCGTCATTCTCGAAACCATGACCCAGCACAACCGGCGTTTCGTCATGGCGCAGCGCTATCTTCCGGAAATCCGGGATGGCGACAAGCGGATACTCGTCGTCGACGGCGAAGCCGTGCCCTACGCCTTGGCGCGCATCCCCGCCCACGGCGAAAGCCGGGGCAATCTGGCGGCGGGCGGGCGGGCGGAAGGGAGGGAACTGACCGAGCGGGACCGCTGGATCGTGTCGCAGGTCGGGCCTACCCTGCGCGAGCGCGGTCTGGTATTCACCGGTCTCGACGTCATCGGTGATTACCTCACCGAGGTCAACGTCACCAGCCCGACCTGCATTCAGGAGCTGGACACATTGTTCGGGCTGAATATCAGTGCCATGCTCATGGATCGCATCGAGTCCGTCGTGTCCGGGGCGGACCGGGCCCGCGATGTCGCTTGA
- the pyrR gene encoding bifunctional pyr operon transcriptional regulator/uracil phosphoribosyltransferase PyrR: MSQADFEVETLLARLEVSLREELARRRLDDPAMIGVHTGGAWIAEVLHRRLGFSEPLGYLDISFYRDDYPQSGMNPDVRASKLPFRVDGRNIVLIDDVLYTGRTVRAALNEIFDYGRPAEIVLGVLIDRNGRQIPIQADCIGGRVELETGQRIKLTGPEPLQLAIRTGGR; this comes from the coding sequence ATGAGTCAAGCGGATTTCGAGGTCGAAACGCTGCTGGCGCGTCTGGAAGTGTCGCTGCGCGAGGAACTCGCCAGGCGCCGGCTCGACGACCCGGCCATGATCGGTGTCCATACCGGCGGGGCCTGGATCGCCGAAGTCCTGCATCGGCGTTTGGGGTTCTCCGAGCCGCTGGGCTACCTGGATATTTCGTTCTATCGGGACGATTACCCCCAGTCGGGCATGAATCCGGACGTGCGGGCGAGCAAGCTGCCGTTCCGGGTCGACGGCCGCAACATCGTGCTGATCGACGACGTGCTGTATACCGGACGCACCGTGCGCGCCGCCTTGAACGAGATCTTCGATTACGGCCGGCCCGCGGAAATCGTGCTCGGCGTGCTGATCGACCGCAACGGCAGGCAGATTCCGATCCAGGCCGACTGCATCGGCGGACGGGTGGAGCTGGAGACGGGGCAGCGCATCAAGCTCACCGGACCCGAGCCCCTGCAACTGGCGATTCGCACGGGGGGACGATGA
- the ruvX gene encoding Holliday junction resolvase RuvX has product MAEAPSAARGATYLGFDFGERNIGVAVGQSVTGTAAPLRTLRAQPSAQLWAAISELIAQWRPAGLVVGLSHQQDGSENPITAPTLRFCRQLEGRYRLPVYTVDETLTTAESRTHFYQRRRRKSVEFEQVKDEMAAQLILQTWFSIDKASPR; this is encoded by the coding sequence ATGGCTGAGGCGCCGTCCGCCGCGCGCGGCGCCACTTATCTCGGTTTCGATTTCGGCGAGAGGAACATCGGAGTTGCGGTGGGGCAATCGGTCACCGGCACCGCGGCGCCGCTTCGAACCCTGCGGGCGCAGCCGTCCGCGCAGTTGTGGGCCGCTATTTCCGAACTCATCGCGCAGTGGCGGCCCGCGGGTTTGGTCGTAGGCCTTTCCCATCAGCAGGATGGCAGCGAAAATCCGATCACGGCGCCGACCTTGCGCTTCTGCCGGCAACTGGAAGGCCGTTACCGGCTTCCGGTGTACACGGTGGACGAGACGCTCACCACGGCCGAATCGCGCACCCACTTCTACCAGCGCCGCCGCCGCAAATCGGTCGAGTTCGAGCAGGTGAAGGACGAAATGGCGGCGCAACTGATCCTGCAAACCTGGTTTTCGATTGACAAGGCATCACCGAGGTAA
- a CDS encoding aspartate carbamoyltransferase catalytic subunit, translated as MSATAAADIQLDASGRLRHFLTVEGLSRELLVRIMDTAESFAGVTAQNVKKVPLLRGKTVVNLFFENSTRTRTTFELAAKRLSADVLNINIATSATSKGESLLDTVRNLEAMHVDMFVVRHAQSGAAHFIARHVAPHISVLNAGDGRHAHPTQAMLDVFTIRRAKGGFAGLKVAIVGDILHSRVARSEIWALNTLGVDEVRVVAPKTLLPAHVEALGVAPYHDLNEGLRDVDVVIMLRLQLERMGSAFIPSEHEYFQRFGLTEKRLEKARPDVIVMHPGPINRGIEIDSAIADGPRSVILQQVTHGIAVRMAVMSMAMHAGPDMEGSA; from the coding sequence ATGAGCGCGACGGCCGCCGCCGACATCCAGCTCGACGCTTCCGGGCGTCTGCGCCATTTTCTGACGGTCGAAGGTCTGAGCCGGGAACTGCTGGTCCGGATCATGGACACCGCCGAGTCCTTCGCCGGCGTGACGGCTCAGAACGTCAAGAAGGTGCCCCTGCTGCGCGGCAAGACCGTGGTGAATCTGTTTTTCGAGAACAGCACCCGCACCCGGACGACCTTCGAACTCGCCGCCAAGCGTTTGTCCGCCGACGTGCTCAACATCAACATCGCGACTTCCGCGACCTCCAAGGGCGAAAGCCTGCTCGACACCGTCCGCAACCTGGAGGCGATGCACGTCGACATGTTCGTGGTGCGCCATGCCCAGAGCGGGGCCGCCCATTTCATCGCCCGCCACGTCGCGCCGCACATCAGCGTGCTCAACGCGGGCGACGGTCGTCATGCCCACCCGACCCAGGCCATGCTGGACGTGTTCACCATCCGCCGGGCCAAGGGCGGGTTCGCCGGCCTCAAGGTGGCCATCGTCGGCGACATCCTGCATTCCCGCGTGGCGCGTTCCGAAATCTGGGCGCTCAACACCCTGGGGGTGGACGAGGTGCGGGTGGTGGCGCCCAAGACCCTCTTGCCGGCTCATGTCGAAGCCTTGGGCGTGGCGCCCTACCACGATCTGAACGAGGGGCTGCGCGACGTCGACGTGGTCATCATGCTGCGCTTGCAGCTCGAGCGCATGGGCAGCGCGTTCATTCCATCCGAACACGAATATTTCCAACGCTTCGGCCTGACGGAGAAGCGCCTGGAGAAAGCCAGGCCGGACGTCATCGTCATGCATCCGGGGCCGATCAACCGCGGGATCGAGATCGATTCGGCCATCGCCGACGGTCCCCGCTCCGTGATCCTGCAGCAGGTGACCCACGGTATCGCGGTGCGCATGGCGGTGATGTCCATGGCCATGCACGCCGGGCCGGACATGGAGGGGTCGGCATGA
- the rpmG gene encoding 50S ribosomal protein L33 — MRDKIKLVSSAGTGHFYTTTKNKRTMPEKMEIKKFDPVVRKHVMYKEAKIK; from the coding sequence ATGCGTGACAAGATCAAGTTGGTGTCCAGCGCCGGCACCGGTCACTTCTACACGACCACCAAGAACAAGCGCACCATGCCGGAAAAGATGGAGATCAAGAAATTCGATCCGGTCGTGCGCAAGCACGTCATGTACAAAGAAGCCAAGATCAAATAA
- the rpmB gene encoding 50S ribosomal protein L28 encodes MSKVCQVTGKRRIVGHNVSHANNKTKRLFNPNLHERRFWVESENRWVRLKVSSHGLRVIDKCGIDAVLADIRKRGERV; translated from the coding sequence ATGTCCAAGGTATGTCAGGTTACGGGGAAGCGACGTATTGTAGGCCATAACGTTTCCCACGCTAACAACAAGACGAAAAGACTGTTCAACCCCAACCTGCACGAACGCCGTTTCTGGGTCGAGAGCGAGAATCGCTGGGTCCGCCTCAAAGTGTCGAGCCACGGCCTCCGGGTCATCGACAAGTGCGGAATCGATGCCGTCCTGGCCGACATCCGCAAGCGCGGCGAACGGGTTTAA
- a CDS encoding YqgE/AlgH family protein encodes MNQETESLANHFLIAMPGLADPHFAKTVTLLCQHNADGALGIIINRPSELRLGDVMRQMEIEMKVAEVGELPVFFGGPVHPERGFILHEPATVWASTLVVSDRLALTTSRDILEAVGRGEGPSRMLLALGYAGWGQGQLEREIIDNSWLNVPSDNAVIFEHPPGRRWKAAADLVGVDISLLTSQAGHG; translated from the coding sequence ATGAACCAGGAAACAGAATCTCTTGCCAACCATTTTCTGATCGCCATGCCTGGCCTGGCCGATCCGCATTTCGCGAAGACCGTGACCCTGCTTTGCCAGCACAATGCGGACGGCGCCCTGGGCATCATCATAAACCGGCCGTCCGAGCTGAGGCTGGGCGACGTCATGCGGCAGATGGAGATTGAAATGAAAGTCGCCGAGGTGGGCGAGCTGCCGGTGTTTTTCGGCGGACCCGTGCATCCGGAGCGCGGCTTCATTCTGCACGAACCGGCAACGGTGTGGGCTTCCACCCTGGTGGTTTCCGACCGCCTGGCATTGACGACCTCCAGGGACATTCTGGAAGCGGTCGGGCGCGGCGAAGGGCCGAGCCGCATGCTGTTGGCCTTGGGATATGCCGGGTGGGGGCAGGGTCAGCTCGAGCGTGAGATCATCGACAATTCATGGCTCAACGTGCCCTCGGACAACGCCGTGATTTTCGAGCACCCGCCCGGGCGGCGCTGGAAAGCCGCGGCCGATCTGGTAGGCGTCGACATTTCGCTGCTGACCAGCCAGGCCGGGCATGGCTGA
- a CDS encoding DegQ family serine endoprotease produces the protein MRMKSIGALLLLTASGLSICPPAWAVLPTSVNGQPLPSLAPVLKKAMPAVVNISTKTQIEIAEHPLMQDPFFRHFFGIPNQPRRRESSSLGSGVIVDARRGYILTNNHVIDKADEISVTLRDGRQLSAKLVGADPESDLAVIKVEPKNLTELPIGDSSQLEVGDFVVAIGNPFGLGQTVTSGIVSALGRSGLGIEGYEDFIQTDASINPGNSGGALINLRGELVGVNTAIIAPTGGNVGIGFAIPSNMASSIMTQLVEKGEIRRGQIGITIQDLTPDLAQAFGLSQSQGAVITGIQKGSPAASAGLEAGDVVLSINDRAVKNSADVRNAIGLLPIGEEVRVEVMHKGERLIREVAIRAPKLVQEEGGKIHPRLSGVILKNNEDGGVQVDKIHTGSYAFQAGLRPGDIIVMANREEIETLDDLKRATKGRSELLLSVQRGSGSFFLMLK, from the coding sequence ATGCGCATGAAATCCATCGGCGCCCTGTTGCTACTCACCGCAAGCGGCCTGTCCATCTGCCCCCCCGCCTGGGCGGTTTTGCCCACCAGCGTCAATGGCCAGCCGCTGCCCAGCCTCGCTCCTGTGCTGAAAAAGGCCATGCCCGCGGTGGTGAACATTTCTACGAAGACTCAGATCGAAATCGCCGAACACCCCTTGATGCAGGATCCCTTCTTCCGGCATTTCTTCGGGATTCCGAATCAGCCACGGCGCCGCGAGAGCTCCAGCCTCGGCTCCGGCGTCATCGTCGACGCCCGGCGGGGCTATATCCTCACCAACAACCACGTGATCGACAAGGCGGACGAGATCAGCGTGACGCTGAGAGACGGACGTCAACTGAGCGCCAAGCTGGTCGGGGCCGATCCGGAGTCCGATCTGGCCGTCATCAAGGTCGAGCCCAAGAATCTGACGGAACTGCCCATCGGCGACTCGAGTCAGCTCGAGGTCGGCGATTTCGTCGTAGCCATCGGCAATCCGTTTGGCCTGGGACAGACCGTAACCTCCGGCATCGTCAGCGCCTTGGGGCGTTCCGGGCTCGGCATCGAAGGCTACGAGGATTTCATCCAGACCGACGCTTCGATCAATCCCGGCAATTCGGGAGGCGCCTTGATCAATCTCCGCGGCGAACTGGTCGGCGTGAATACGGCCATCATCGCCCCGACCGGAGGAAACGTCGGCATCGGTTTCGCCATTCCGTCCAACATGGCCTCCAGTATCATGACCCAACTGGTCGAAAAGGGCGAAATCCGCCGCGGGCAGATCGGGATCACCATCCAGGACCTGACGCCGGATCTCGCCCAGGCCTTTGGCCTCAGCCAGAGTCAGGGTGCCGTGATCACCGGCATCCAAAAGGGTTCTCCCGCCGCTTCCGCCGGGCTGGAAGCCGGCGACGTCGTTCTCAGCATCAATGACCGGGCGGTCAAGAACAGCGCGGACGTCCGCAATGCCATCGGCCTCCTGCCCATAGGCGAAGAAGTCCGGGTCGAGGTGATGCACAAGGGGGAAAGATTGATACGCGAAGTAGCGATCCGCGCTCCCAAACTGGTTCAGGAAGAGGGCGGCAAGATCCATCCCAGACTTTCCGGAGTCATACTCAAGAACAACGAGGATGGCGGCGTACAGGTGGACAAAATCCACACGGGATCGTACGCATTTCAGGCCGGCCTGCGCCCCGGGGACATCATCGTGATGGCGAACCGCGAGGAAATCGAAACGCTCGACGACCTGAAGCGCGCCACCAAGGGCCGCTCCGAGCTCCTCCTCAGCGTTCAGCGGGGCAGTGGCTCCTTCTTCCTGATGCTAAAGTAG
- the parA gene encoding ParA family partition ATPase: MIIGVLNQKGGVGKTTLSVNIAAALALSGKRTLLIDADPQGSALDWQSTRQGDTLFPVVGMAKPTLHKDVPELASSYDHVIIDGPPRVNELARSAIMASDLVLIPVQPSPYDVWAADEIVKLIQEVMIYKEHLKGRFIVNRKIVNTAIGRDVAEALRDYPFPVAETAVNQRVAYAESAASGLSVLEFDNKGPAAREIKALVRELVEE, encoded by the coding sequence ATGATCATCGGCGTTCTCAACCAGAAAGGCGGCGTCGGCAAGACCACCTTGTCGGTCAACATAGCTGCCGCCCTGGCCTTGTCGGGCAAGCGAACCCTCCTCATCGATGCCGATCCGCAGGGCAGCGCCCTCGACTGGCAATCGACCCGGCAGGGCGACACCCTGTTTCCCGTTGTCGGCATGGCCAAACCGACTTTGCACAAGGACGTTCCGGAACTCGCTTCCAGCTATGACCACGTCATCATCGACGGACCTCCCCGGGTCAACGAACTCGCCCGGTCGGCCATCATGGCCTCCGACCTCGTCCTCATCCCGGTCCAGCCCTCCCCTTACGACGTCTGGGCTGCCGACGAGATTGTCAAGTTGATACAAGAGGTTATGATATACAAGGAACATCTGAAAGGGAGATTCATCGTCAACCGGAAAATCGTGAATACCGCCATCGGCCGCGACGTGGCCGAGGCGCTCAGGGACTACCCTTTCCCGGTTGCGGAAACCGCAGTCAATCAAAGGGTTGCCTACGCCGAAAGCGCCGCCTCCGGCCTTTCCGTACTCGAATTCGACAACAAGGGCCCGGCAGCCAGGGAAATCAAAGCGCTCGTTCGTGAACTAGTTGAGGAATAA